From the genome of Miscanthus floridulus cultivar M001 chromosome 10, ASM1932011v1, whole genome shotgun sequence, one region includes:
- the LOC136487830 gene encoding protein LURP-one-related 8-like has translation MAKVHPNAMSPPEPGTPGGATTGPARVAAEGDEPPTVLTVWRKSLLFNCDGFTVFDARGDLAFRVDCYAGSRRRRRRADDVVLMDARGKPLLTVRRKTRLGLAECCWVIYDGDADADKSATPLLSVRRHAAGRRLLGATSAGKTLARVATPGAEAAAAAAYVVEGSYGRRACAVRDAARGGAVVAEVQRKEAVGDDVFHLVVPGPRLGAPLSMALVIALDDMCRGSGAGAGGWSARYQIFQINQKYVCCSVGIRFFKLIKNRGGRFGMHIISRSSDGLKMRKISGTKKNKYGRWSRLVD, from the coding sequence ATGGCCAAGGTCCACCCCAACGCCATGTCTCCACCAGAGCCCGGAACACCCGGCGGCGCCACCACTGGCCCGGCCCGGGTGGCGGCCGAGGGAGACGAGCCGCCCACGGTGCTGACGGTGTGGCGCAAGTCGCTGCTCTTCAACTGCGACGGCTTCACCGTCTTCGACGCCCGCGGCGACCTCGCCTTCCGAGTCGACTGCTACGCCGGCTCCCgtaggcgccgccgccgcgccgacgACGTCGTGCTCATGGACGCCCGGGGGAAGCCGCTCCTCACGGTCCGCCGCAAGACGCGCCTCGGCCTGGCCGAGTGCTGCTGGGTCATCTACGACGGCGACGCCGACGCTGACAAGAGCGCCACGCCGCTGCTCTCCGTCCGCCGccacgccgccggccgccgcctccTCGGCGCCACCAGCGCCGGCAAGACGCTGGCGCGCGTCGCCACACCGGgcgccgaggcggcggcggcggcggcatacGTGGTGGAGGGCTCCTACGGGCGTCGCGCCTGCGCGGTGCGCGACGCCGCGCGCGGGGGCGCCGTCGTGGCCGAGGTGCAGAGGAAGGAGGCCGTCGGCGACGACGTGTTCCACCTCGTCGTGCCGGGGCCACGCCTCGGCGCGCCGCTGTCCATGGCGCTCGTCATCGCCCTTGACGACATGTGCCGTGGCAGcggtgccggcgccggcggctgGTCGGCGCGGTATCAGATTTTTCAAATTAATCAAAAATACGTATGCTGTTCCGTAGGTATCAGATTTTTCAAATTAATCAAAAATAGAGGCGGGCGGTTTGGCATGCATATCATTAGCAGATCTAGTGACGGCCTAAAGATGAGGAAGATCAGTGGGACAAAGAAGAATAAGTATGGACGATGGTCGAGATTGGTGGATTGA